The proteins below come from a single Miscanthus floridulus cultivar M001 chromosome 1, ASM1932011v1, whole genome shotgun sequence genomic window:
- the LOC136503387 gene encoding transcription factor bHLH18-like, with the protein MDELNKWQSHPDYSEEELAYMYSQQEEDHAGMQQQHHFAERQPEQLQYYTPPTMAPPRSPSPFLPHHYHHSSSFPGFGVPALPRPLPLFGPVKNEPGQPSSSSSNRILSFGGQPPSTLDFSSGGDWPEAGVEAVQQMPPERRSRTHWNTQEHVIAERKRREKMQQQFVALATIVPDLTKTDKISLLGSIIEYVKQLEEKVKTLEGQRERRTSEATVFESKYRISNDSNASCSSGSAFAAGGFSPTVEASIHGDTVLLKICCLERRGVLVMIISELENQGLSIINTSVLPFTDSCLNITITAKIGAGFLSTVELITNLTATLRGFSS; encoded by the exons ATGGATGAACTCAACAAATGGCAATCACATCCG GACTACTCTGAGGAGGAGCTAGCATACATGTACAGTCAGCAAGAAGAAGATCACGCCGGGATGCAACAGCAACACCATTTCGCCGAGCGACAGCCCGAGCAGCTGCAGTACTACACACCACCAACAATGGCGCCGCCTAGGTCCCCTAGCCCCTTCCTTCCTCATCATTACCACCACAGCTCCAGTTTCCCGGGGTTTGGGGTCCCGGCATTACCCCGGCCGCTGCCGTTATTCGGGCCGGTCAAGAATGAGCCAGGGCAGCCGTCATCGTCGTCGAGCAATCGCATCCTCTCCTTCGGCGGGCAGCCTCCAAGCACGCTCGACTTCTCCTCAGGAGGAGATTGGCCGGAAGCCGGTGTTGAAGCGGTGCAGCAGATGCCGCCGGAGAGGCGGAGCCGGACGCACTGGAACACGCAGGAGCATGTCATCGCGGAGCGCAAGCGGCGCGAGAAGATGCAGCAGCAGTTCGTGGCGCTGGCCACCATCGTCCCGGACCTCACCAAG ACAGATAAGATATCTCTACTAGGGAGCATCATCGAGTACGTGAAGCAGCTCGAGGAGAAGGTGAAGACCCTGGAGGGGCAAAGGGAAAGGAGAACGTCCGAGGCCACCGTCTTCGAGAGCAAGTACCGCATATCAAATGATAGTAACGCCTCATGCTCCAGCGGGAGCGCCTTTGCTGCGGGTGGGTTCAGCCCGACGGTTGAGGCGAGCATACATGGCGACACCGTCTTGCTGAAAATATGCTGCTTGGAGAGAAGAGGAGTGCTGGTGATGATCATCTCCGAGCTTGAGAATCAAGGCCTCTCCATCATAAACACTAGTGTTCTGCCGTTCACAGACTCGTGCCTCAACATTACCATCACCGCAAAG ATTGGAGCAGGATTTTTGTCAACAGTTGAACTCATAACGAACCTGACCGCGACACTCAGAGGTTTCAGTAGTTGA